The following are from one region of the Mycolicibacterium helvum genome:
- a CDS encoding 1-(5-phosphoribosyl)-5-((5-phosphoribosylamino)methylideneamino)imidazole-4-carboxamide isomerase, producing MAEFIFMLTHNDRTVDHALDALHVALKVGVRHVGFKDVGSTPERQVELVSTAREAGVTTYLEVVAETRDAELAAVSAGITAGVDWILGGKAATDVVDMLRGRNIRYAPFCGRTVGHPSVLEGTVDEIASDAATLTAIDGVDGVDLLAYRHRTADIGSLISSTVSRSAGPVIVAGSVTSAEQVRTIADAGAWGFTIGGAVFSNELDARPGLESQLTTALQYASDTQQDY from the coding sequence ATGGCTGAGTTCATCTTCATGCTCACCCACAACGACCGCACCGTCGACCACGCTCTAGACGCCCTACACGTAGCACTCAAGGTGGGCGTGAGACACGTTGGATTCAAAGACGTCGGGTCGACTCCCGAACGTCAGGTCGAGCTCGTCAGCACCGCGCGCGAAGCCGGCGTCACCACCTACCTTGAGGTGGTAGCGGAGACTCGCGACGCAGAGTTGGCCGCAGTATCTGCCGGCATCACGGCGGGCGTCGACTGGATCCTCGGCGGCAAGGCTGCCACCGACGTCGTCGATATGCTGCGCGGTCGAAACATTCGCTACGCGCCGTTTTGCGGCCGCACTGTTGGTCACCCAAGCGTGCTGGAAGGCACTGTGGATGAAATCGCCAGCGACGCAGCAACACTGACCGCCATCGATGGCGTGGACGGTGTCGACCTGCTGGCCTACCGCCACCGCACCGCGGACATCGGCTCGCTGATCTCATCGACCGTCAGCCGTAGCGCCGGTCCGGTGATCGTGGCCGGCTCGGTTACCTCAGCCGAACAAGTGCGAACCATCGCCGACGCCGGGGCCTGGGGATTCACCATCGGCGGCGCTGTCTTCAGCAACGAGCTGGACGCCAGGCCCGGCCTAGAGTCTCAACTCACCACGGCGCTCCAGTACGCTTCGGACACCCAGCAAGATTACTGA
- a CDS encoding GntR family transcriptional regulator — protein MASRRPSLVDEVRDDILGLMSAGTLKVGDQLPNEQEMCERWNVSRATIREAYRSLIAAGFLHAKRGSGTFVLRSPNQRSLDTSLSYMAMIADAGHTPGIRLIRREERAATTGEAERLKLPHDSRLLVVDRIHTADDHPVIFSRDRLPSELVSPTAFADMTGSLFSMMETVGYEPRSARARLTPVRTDEVLSQLLAVPEGAPLLHIDEIDYDTDGRAVLYSEEWHVGDVFPLWLNRRVTLHNDPY, from the coding sequence ATGGCCAGCCGTCGACCATCACTCGTCGATGAGGTTCGCGACGACATCCTCGGGCTGATGAGCGCCGGCACGTTGAAAGTTGGCGATCAACTCCCCAATGAGCAAGAGATGTGCGAGCGGTGGAATGTCAGCCGTGCAACGATTCGCGAAGCGTACCGTTCTCTGATCGCTGCCGGTTTCCTCCATGCCAAACGAGGCTCGGGGACCTTCGTTCTTCGATCGCCCAATCAGCGCAGCCTTGATACCTCCTTGAGCTACATGGCGATGATTGCGGATGCCGGGCATACCCCCGGCATCCGCCTCATCCGCCGCGAAGAGCGCGCGGCAACAACTGGTGAAGCCGAACGACTTAAGTTGCCCCACGATTCGCGACTTCTCGTCGTCGACCGTATTCATACCGCCGATGACCACCCGGTGATATTCAGCCGCGACCGCCTGCCTAGCGAACTTGTCTCACCAACTGCGTTCGCCGATATGACGGGGTCGCTGTTCTCGATGATGGAGACAGTTGGGTACGAGCCTCGCAGTGCCCGGGCTCGGCTCACACCCGTGCGCACCGATGAAGTTCTGTCGCAGCTTCTCGCAGTGCCCGAAGGGGCGCCACTACTGCACATCGACGAAATCGACTACGACACTGACGGCCGCGCCGTGCTGTACTCCGAGGAGTGGCATGTAGGTGACGTGTTTCCGCTTTGGCTCAACCGTCGGGTGACCCTGCACAACGATCCGTACTGA
- a CDS encoding acyl-CoA thioesterase, protein MGNGFTTGVHVRWSDIDMYQHINHATMVTILEEARVDFLREPFAEDIATIGLLIHEVQVLYKGQLRLADSPLQVTMWTKRLRAVDFTLGYEVRSLTAEPDSRPAVMAETQLAAVHIEEQRLVRLSPKHREYLQRWQR, encoded by the coding sequence GTGGGTAACGGGTTCACCACCGGCGTGCATGTGCGCTGGTCGGATATCGACATGTACCAGCACATCAACCACGCCACCATGGTGACGATCTTGGAAGAGGCGCGGGTGGACTTCCTACGCGAGCCGTTCGCCGAGGACATCGCCACCATCGGCCTGCTCATCCACGAGGTGCAGGTGCTCTACAAAGGCCAGCTGCGCCTGGCTGATTCACCACTGCAAGTGACGATGTGGACCAAACGGCTGCGTGCGGTGGACTTCACCCTCGGCTACGAGGTGCGCTCGTTGACCGCCGAACCGGACTCACGGCCGGCGGTGATGGCCGAGACTCAGCTGGCCGCGGTGCACATCGAAGAACAACGGCTGGTTCGCCTTTCGCCCAAGCATCGGGAGTACCTGCAGCGCTGGCAGCGATGA